ATTTTTCTACTTCAACCAGTGAGGTTACCCATAAAGATAAAAAAGATTTAGCGGTGGATATAGCTAAAAAGATATTAGCCAAAGATGGTATTATAATTAAATCACGAGAAGATGAGGATTTACTCTCAGATGTTGTTGAATCCGTTGTTTTTATGCTAAATGGTAATAAGGAAACAAAAGAACAAGGGAATGAGTCCTGATTTGTTTCCCTGTTAACTATTGCAGGAGGTATGAAATGGCACATAAAAAAGGAATGGGGAGTTGTAAAAATGGCCGTGATAGTGCGGGAAGAAGATTAGGTGTAAAACGCTCTACCGGTGAATTTGTTAATGGCGGAACAATTATTGTCAGACAACGCGGCACAAAATTCCTTCCAGGACGAAATGTAGGTCGCGGTGGAGATGATACTTTATTTGCTAAAATAACCGGGCAGGTAAAATTCCATTTGCAAAACGGTAAAAAATTAGTCAGTATTATTCCATCGTAGGAGGAAAAAAAGTAGAGAGTAGAGAGTAGAAAGTAGAGAGAAATAATAGAATGTTGCCTTTCTACTCTCTACTCTCTACTCTCTACTTACTATGTTTATTGACCACGCACAAATAACAGTTCAAGCAGGTAATGGCGGGAATGGTTGTATAAGTTTTCGACGAGAAAAATATGTCCCTTTTGGCGGTCCTGATGGTGGTGATGGCGGAAGGGGAGGAAATGTTGTTTTATGTGCAAATGAAGGATTAGTTACCTTGCTTGATATTCAAAAAAAACGATTCTTCAAAGCCCCAAAAGGAGCTCATGGCAAAGGTAGTAATTGCACCGGGAAAGATGGTGAGGATTGTATCATCCTTGTTCCTATCGGTACACAAATCTTTGATGCTAAGACTAATGCTCTCTTAGGTGACCTGATTTCTCATCAGCAAAAGGTAATTGTGGCTTATGGTGGTATAGGTGGAAAGGGAAATACTCATTTTGCAACCTCGATAAATCAAGCCCCAAGAATTGCTCAGGAAGGTAAAGAAGGCGAAAGAAGAATATTAAATTTAGAGTTAAAGTTAATCGCCCAGGTAGGATTAATAGGCTATCCCAATGTTGGTAAATCCACTCTTCTTTCTAAAATCTCTAAGGCTACACCCAAAATCGCCGATTATCCATTTACTACCTTGACTCCTAATTTAGGAATGACTAAATTAACTGAGTTCAGCTCAATAATTGTTGCTGATATTCCTGGTTTAATCAAGGATGCCCATAAAGGAGTTGGACTGGGCCACAGATTCTTACGACATATTGAACGAACTAACCTTTTAGTTCATATCTTAGATATTTCCCAGAACCCAATCTCTCAATATAATATTTTAAATGAAGAATTAAAATTATATAAAATCAAGGATTTAATTCAAAAAAAACAGATTGTTGTTATAAATAAAATGGATATTAGTGGCTCTGCAGAAAAGTTTAAAGAAATTAAACCATATTTTACTTCATCAGGGATTCAACCTATACCTATTTCTGCCTTAACTGGACAGGGAATAGATGAATTGTTAATCGCCATACAAAAAAATGAAAATAACCTTATCCAAAGCCAAACGAATTGTGGTTAAAATTGGCACAAGTCTTTTGACCACGCCAGATGGAATTTTAAGCACCACTTATCTTTCCGGAATAGTGGGCGATATTGCTAAATTGCAAAATGCAGGCAAAGAATTTATCATCGTTACCTCCGGAGCAATTGGCGCTGGAATGCAAATTTTAGGGTTAAAAGAAAGACCCAAGACGATTATTTTAAAACAAACCACAGCCGCCGTTGGGCAAAATAAACTTATGGAGGTATATGAGAGATTATTTAAAAAATATCAACAAACTATTGCTCAAGTTTTACTAACACACCAGGACCTTTCCTGCCGGAAAAGCTACATTAATATTTGTAATACTATCTTAAAACTGTTAGAATATAAGGTGATACCTGTTATTAATGAAAATGATACAGTGGCAATAGAGGAGATAAAATTTGGGGAGAACGATACCTTATCGGCTTTAATTGCCCAATTAGTTGAAGCAGATTTATTGTTAATCTTGACTAATACTGATGGGTTATATTCCGCAGGAGGTGAATTAATTCAAAAGGTAGTAGAAATTACGGATGAAATTA
The nucleotide sequence above comes from bacterium. Encoded proteins:
- the rpmA gene encoding 50S ribosomal protein L27; the encoded protein is MAHKKGMGSCKNGRDSAGRRLGVKRSTGEFVNGGTIIVRQRGTKFLPGRNVGRGGDDTLFAKITGQVKFHLQNGKKLVSIIPS
- the proB gene encoding glutamate 5-kinase; its protein translation is MKITLSKAKRIVVKIGTSLLTTPDGILSTTYLSGIVGDIAKLQNAGKEFIIVTSGAIGAGMQILGLKERPKTIILKQTTAAVGQNKLMEVYERLFKKYQQTIAQVLLTHQDLSCRKSYINICNTILKLLEYKVIPVINENDTVAIEEIKFGENDTLSALIAQLVEADLLLILTNTDGLYSAGGELIQKVVEITDEITQIATGTTSKFSTGGMQTKIEAAKISTQSGTTMVILNGKKQGIIEDILQGKEYGTVFVAKKNKLSSRKRWIMHNLKPMGEIIIDDGAKEAILKRGKSLLPSGVLEIKGEFDEGDALIIRDTQGKELAKGLVNYPETDLFKIKGKQTNQIEEILSYEYGEEVIHRDNLVIL
- the obgE gene encoding GTPase ObgE; amino-acid sequence: MFIDHAQITVQAGNGGNGCISFRREKYVPFGGPDGGDGGRGGNVVLCANEGLVTLLDIQKKRFFKAPKGAHGKGSNCTGKDGEDCIILVPIGTQIFDAKTNALLGDLISHQQKVIVAYGGIGGKGNTHFATSINQAPRIAQEGKEGERRILNLELKLIAQVGLIGYPNVGKSTLLSKISKATPKIADYPFTTLTPNLGMTKLTEFSSIIVADIPGLIKDAHKGVGLGHRFLRHIERTNLLVHILDISQNPISQYNILNEELKLYKIKDLIQKKQIVVINKMDISGSAEKFKEIKPYFTSSGIQPIPISALTGQGIDELLIAIQKNENNLIQSQTNCG
- a CDS encoding phage holin, LLH family; protein product: MNETLMIQLLITLLIIGTILNFLLPLSVAYLASVVKRRFGKDYTDKYTEAAEIGVMGSEQYFSTSTSEVTHKDKKDLAVDIAKKILAKDGIIIKSREDEDLLSDVVESVVFMLNGNKETKEQGNES